In Tenacibaculum pacificus, a single window of DNA contains:
- a CDS encoding glycoside hydrolase family 2 TIM barrel-domain containing protein, whose product MDNTNKNIMRGILISSYVLIMSIVIFLISSLYTHFNTGADRSKMLHVEVKKVDQYLPKIIWKEDGNQGREIDEQTLNNIENDYIDAWYVKHVANKTNLKSGINDYYTKNARKNLFNFIEHNKKEKITIESTTLKHNPNLIFFSEDGQSIVLEDKNVVEYKKILKDKKLVLETTEVSDYKMVLLLEDGFWRIRHLVKEKSAIFDKTIKTTPIDSLNIKGINYYPQDTPWDMFGDNFDMKIIENDFKIIKKANLNTIRIFIQYEDFGKANVKISKLNKLKQVLDTAEKNNINVIVTLFDFYGNYNVLDWTLNHRHAESIVSKFKDHEAIIAWDIKNEPNLDFISRGKENVIAWLNHMIILVKSIDKKHPITIGWSNIESAPILKDKVDFVSFHYYEDINNFEKNYKSLKNKIPKKPIVLGEFGVSSYNGIWKPFGNSVKKQANYYKIMQQLLTKKNIPFMSWTLYDFRKVPKEVVGKLPWRINPQKEFGFIDKKGRKKPAFSYISSK is encoded by the coding sequence ATGGATAACACTAATAAAAACATAATGAGAGGTATTTTAATTTCATCTTATGTTCTTATTATGTCAATCGTTATCTTTTTAATAAGTTCATTATATACTCATTTTAACACGGGTGCAGATAGAAGTAAAATGTTACATGTTGAAGTTAAAAAAGTAGATCAATATTTGCCTAAAATAATTTGGAAAGAAGATGGTAATCAAGGTAGAGAGATTGATGAACAAACCTTAAATAATATCGAAAATGATTATATCGATGCTTGGTATGTAAAACATGTAGCAAATAAAACAAACCTAAAAAGTGGAATTAATGATTATTATACAAAAAATGCTCGCAAAAATTTATTCAACTTTATAGAACATAATAAAAAGGAAAAAATTACTATTGAAAGCACAACTTTAAAACACAATCCTAATCTTATATTTTTTAGTGAAGATGGTCAGTCAATTGTTTTAGAAGATAAAAATGTTGTTGAATATAAAAAAATACTTAAAGATAAAAAACTTGTTTTAGAAACTACCGAAGTATCTGATTATAAAATGGTTTTATTATTAGAAGATGGCTTTTGGAGAATTAGACATTTAGTTAAAGAAAAATCTGCCATTTTTGATAAGACTATTAAAACTACTCCTATCGATTCATTAAATATAAAAGGAATTAATTATTATCCACAAGATACACCTTGGGATATGTTTGGTGATAATTTTGATATGAAAATTATAGAAAATGACTTTAAAATCATCAAAAAAGCAAATCTAAATACTATCCGAATTTTTATTCAATATGAAGATTTTGGTAAAGCAAATGTAAAAATTAGTAAACTAAATAAATTAAAGCAAGTTTTAGATACTGCTGAAAAAAATAATATAAATGTTATTGTTACTTTATTTGATTTTTACGGAAACTACAATGTTTTAGACTGGACTTTAAACCATAGACATGCAGAAAGTATTGTGTCAAAATTTAAAGATCATGAAGCTATTATTGCTTGGGATATCAAAAATGAACCTAATTTAGATTTTATATCAAGAGGAAAAGAAAATGTTATTGCTTGGTTAAATCACATGATTATTTTGGTAAAATCTATTGATAAAAAACATCCAATTACCATTGGTTGGTCAAATATTGAAAGTGCACCTATTTTAAAAGATAAAGTAGATTTTGTTTCTTTTCATTATTATGAAGACATTAATAATTTTGAAAAAAACTATAAATCATTAAAAAATAAAATACCTAAAAAACCTATTGTTTTAGGTGAATTTGGAGTTTCTTCTTACAATGGTATTTGGAAACCTTTTGGTAATTCAGTAAAAAAACAAGCTAATTATTATAAGATAATGCAACAACTACTTACAAAAAAAAATATTCCTTTTATGTCGTGGACTTTATACGATTTTCGTAAAGTACCAAAGGAAGTTGTTGGTAAACTTCCTTGGCGAATAAACCCTCAAAAAGAATTTGGTTTTATTGATAAAAAAGGTCGTAAAAAACCTGCTTTTAGCTATATTTCCTCTAAATAA
- a CDS encoding glycosyltransferase — protein MKLAIVTAYPPSKVTLNEYAYHLVKSFRQNKKVTELILLTDVTPAEKDIHFTEDGCKITVKECWKFNSYTNVIKVTKAINTIKPDAILFNLQFMKFGDKKVAAALGLMLPLVCKIKKIPTIVLLHNILEQTNLESAGFTSNKILQKIYNFIGQTLTKLILKADIVAVTMHKYVTTLQDKYKVSNVKMIPHGTFEIPNKPSHILPKGALKIMTFGKFGTYKKVEKMIEAVEKVRTSTGLNLEIVIAGTDNPNVPGYLASVKEKYKNVAQITFTGYVEEVEVAPLFNESAVVVFPYTSTTGSSGVLHQAGSYGKAVVMPNLGDLATLVEDEGYRGEFFEPENVASLANAIELIVTNESHRVALGEANYKAATAFPMERITAMYLNQFEAIIMVKKLAKKVLVES, from the coding sequence ATGAAATTAGCTATTGTAACTGCATACCCGCCAAGTAAAGTAACTTTAAATGAATATGCTTATCATCTAGTAAAAAGCTTTAGACAAAATAAAAAAGTAACTGAATTAATTTTATTGACGGATGTAACTCCAGCAGAAAAAGACATTCATTTTACTGAAGATGGTTGTAAAATTACAGTAAAAGAATGTTGGAAGTTTAATAGTTATACAAATGTTATAAAAGTAACAAAAGCTATAAATACGATAAAACCAGATGCTATATTATTTAACTTACAGTTTATGAAGTTTGGTGATAAAAAAGTTGCTGCAGCTTTAGGGTTAATGTTGCCTTTAGTTTGTAAGATAAAAAAAATACCAACTATTGTATTATTACATAATATTTTAGAGCAAACAAATTTAGAAAGTGCAGGTTTTACTTCAAATAAAATATTACAAAAAATTTATAATTTTATAGGACAAACATTAACTAAATTAATTTTAAAAGCTGATATTGTAGCTGTTACTATGCATAAATATGTAACTACTTTACAAGATAAATATAAAGTTAGTAATGTAAAAATGATTCCTCATGGAACATTTGAAATTCCTAATAAACCATCACATATATTGCCAAAAGGAGCTTTGAAAATAATGACTTTTGGTAAATTTGGTACTTATAAAAAAGTTGAAAAAATGATTGAAGCTGTTGAAAAAGTTAGAACATCAACAGGTTTAAATTTAGAAATAGTAATTGCAGGAACAGACAATCCGAATGTACCAGGTTATTTAGCATCTGTAAAAGAAAAATACAAAAATGTAGCTCAAATAACATTTACAGGCTATGTTGAAGAAGTGGAAGTAGCTCCTTTATTTAACGAAAGTGCTGTTGTGGTATTTCCTTATACATCTACAACAGGTAGTTCAGGTGTTTTACATCAAGCGGGTAGTTATGGTAAAGCAGTTGTAATGCCTAATTTAGGAGATTTAGCAACTTTGGTTGAAGATGAAGGATACAGAGGTGAGTTTTTTGAGCCAGAAAATGTAGCTAGTTTAGCCAATGCAATTGAGCTAATCGTAACTAATGAATCTCATAGAGTAGCTTTAGGAGAGGCTAATTACAAAGCAGCTACAGCATTTCCAATGGAAAGAATTACAGCAATGTATTTAAATCAGTTTGAAGCTATTATAATGGTTAAAAAATTAGCAAAAAAAGTATTAGTTGAATCATAA
- a CDS encoding MATE family efflux transporter → MIPILKQVKHKISSEQIFMISVLLVNGGNYLYNLALGRILGPAKFADAAIMITFLLVLSFIAMTFQLVTAKFSVLFEDIVFKNFISKIYKNSAIVGVFLGILIIVFASELQIFFKTTSSTMFVVFGFGVPIYFLMSVNRGVFQGKKQLKKLSVTYQLEMISRLLITFGLLYFFNIQSSILIALGILCSFIFGLIPFELKNISFSKIVSLENTESKMVRNFFIITAFYELTQIIINNSDILLVKHYFESYDAGLYASLALIGRVVYFIAWMFVMLLLPTVVQLKKEGKSTAPILLKYIGYIFIIATTIVTSRYFFPEQIIAILFGDEYMAITPLLWKYAIATGIFAISNIFAYYYLSLDKYTPVVISGLFGMLQIGLIILFHKNLEQVVHVQILAMVLLLLMQLSFFFLKDEK, encoded by the coding sequence ATGATTCCAATTTTAAAACAAGTAAAGCATAAAATATCATCAGAACAAATTTTTATGATTAGTGTTTTACTTGTAAATGGCGGAAATTATTTATATAATTTAGCTTTAGGTAGAATTTTAGGTCCTGCAAAGTTTGCCGATGCAGCTATTATGATTACTTTTTTATTGGTACTTTCATTTATAGCAATGACTTTTCAGTTAGTAACAGCTAAGTTTTCAGTACTTTTTGAAGATATTGTTTTTAAAAATTTTATATCAAAAATATATAAAAACTCAGCTATTGTAGGGGTGTTTTTAGGAATATTAATAATTGTATTTGCATCAGAATTACAAATTTTTTTTAAAACAACTTCTTCTACTATGTTTGTTGTATTTGGATTTGGAGTTCCTATTTATTTTTTGATGAGTGTAAATAGAGGTGTTTTTCAAGGTAAAAAACAGTTGAAAAAATTATCTGTTACTTATCAATTAGAAATGATAAGTCGTTTATTAATTACTTTCGGATTATTATATTTTTTTAATATTCAATCTTCAATATTAATTGCTTTAGGTATTTTATGTTCATTTATATTTGGATTAATTCCGTTTGAACTTAAAAATATTTCTTTTTCTAAAATAGTATCATTAGAAAATACTGAATCTAAAATGGTTCGTAATTTTTTTATAATTACAGCATTTTACGAGTTAACTCAAATAATAATAAATAATAGTGATATTTTATTAGTAAAACATTATTTCGAGTCTTATGATGCAGGTTTGTACGCTTCATTAGCCTTAATAGGTAGAGTTGTTTATTTTATAGCATGGATGTTTGTAATGTTATTATTACCAACAGTTGTTCAGTTAAAAAAAGAGGGGAAATCTACAGCGCCAATTTTACTAAAATACATAGGTTATATTTTTATAATAGCGACTACTATTGTTACTTCACGTTATTTTTTTCCTGAACAAATTATAGCCATTTTATTTGGAGATGAATATATGGCAATAACGCCTTTATTATGGAAATATGCTATAGCGACAGGTATTTTCGCAATATCAAACATTTTTGCATATTATTATTTGTCTTTAGATAAATACACTCCAGTTGTTATTTCTGGGCTTTTTGGAATGCTACAAATAGGTTTGATTATTTTATTTCATAAAAATTTAGAACAGGTTGTACACGTACAAATTTTAGCAATGGTTTTATTATTATTGATGCAATTATCTTTTTTCTTTTTGAAAGATGAAAAATAG
- a CDS encoding DUF6923 family protein: MKKIITLKQKLMFLFILLINITINAQNTPFSCVYDAYLFQYNDVYSIDLASGSSYLAAENITPGSINAAAYNPADGFIWGSLSTPEKTIVRIGDDFLTTSFYIDELPTKNRYIGDISAQGVYYLKGGGSTYYKVDLDPNSATYTQHLATANLSQNIGIHDWAFNAVDNKLYAVEKNTNILYRINPTTSVVESLGVVPILTGLSYTYGAVYFDASGRFYVSANQTGTIYVIQAVQDLNGSNEMDSNLFAFGPSSASNDGARCPTAPVLQEICDNGIDDDGDGLIDCEDPSCSGYGECDVIIPPTSGGNAGGLESNNRLSELINKRNYNRTKDNYKFNRSKAQRVTRSNHYKKKSKNNIELKDFIPLGVINTDETIESSPTDLVAITNATEIYAVDYMKSGVSVASVLALKTDNGVYEHTKYICDRLLGAELISVSTIDINGQQFIKSLIRNADNTVEFVLSLSAKVVNSDTNFEIESHWNLDKYESNVAFYNFQIWSNSLDDLYTLGEEIISLLNVEKPISTYKLSTPPTVFVRKGKYKNGSLDIQVVNTNKTDDVNFDAGFRVTETAVLNNSTTTLALNKEYITNLNVPTGNLFDIGFRIGDGVATPDDLFMSDGPWGIDDSQTNTNVVNYNVSANKNSFEEADFPIERNVDLEVTTDSYAAIHRALTPRFMPVDLSDYNSFNLKAKGTGKIEVTLIKKSISLWDNQFKSTINLTDNLLDHKISFTDFKSKNGNSLVLDDVTTIVFTVVAEDGNMTTKKLSLQDIRFSLENEVPDTGITVEGDNLKAVPNPMDTQADIHFNTNQIETVKLVLYTRLGRKVKELEYKTVLGNNKIVLKKEHLSPGLYLCKIIGAQRDYKAIKLIVN; the protein is encoded by the coding sequence ATGAAAAAAATAATTACTCTCAAACAAAAATTAATGTTCTTATTTATTCTTTTAATAAATATAACAATTAATGCTCAAAACACTCCATTTAGTTGTGTGTATGATGCTTATTTATTTCAGTATAACGATGTTTATTCTATAGACTTAGCTTCGGGTAGTTCTTATCTTGCTGCTGAAAATATTACGCCAGGAAGCATAAATGCCGCAGCATACAATCCTGCAGATGGTTTTATTTGGGGATCTTTAAGTACACCTGAAAAAACTATTGTAAGAATAGGAGATGATTTTTTAACAACTTCTTTTTATATAGATGAGTTACCTACAAAGAATAGGTATATTGGAGATATAAGTGCACAAGGTGTATATTATCTGAAAGGGGGAGGTAGTACTTATTATAAAGTAGATTTAGACCCTAACTCAGCAACATATACTCAGCACTTGGCTACAGCAAATTTGTCGCAAAATATAGGTATTCATGATTGGGCTTTTAATGCTGTTGATAATAAATTATATGCAGTAGAAAAGAATACAAATATTTTATATCGAATTAATCCAACAACAAGTGTCGTTGAATCTTTAGGAGTTGTTCCTATTTTAACAGGATTAAGTTATACTTATGGAGCAGTATATTTTGATGCTTCAGGACGTTTTTACGTATCAGCAAATCAAACAGGAACAATTTATGTAATACAAGCTGTACAAGATTTAAATGGTTCAAATGAAATGGATTCTAATTTATTTGCATTTGGTCCTTCAAGTGCTAGTAATGACGGAGCACGTTGTCCTACAGCACCTGTTTTACAAGAAATTTGTGATAACGGAATAGATGATGATGGTGACGGGTTAATTGATTGTGAAGATCCTTCGTGTTCAGGTTACGGTGAATGTGATGTTATTATACCTCCAACTTCAGGAGGAAATGCAGGTGGTTTAGAAAGTAATAATAGATTATCGGAATTAATAAATAAAAGAAACTATAACCGTACAAAAGATAATTATAAATTTAATAGAAGCAAAGCACAAAGAGTTACTAGGTCTAATCATTATAAAAAGAAAAGCAAAAATAATATCGAATTAAAAGATTTTATTCCTTTAGGTGTTATTAATACTGATGAAACGATAGAATCTTCACCTACTGATTTAGTAGCGATTACAAATGCAACAGAAATTTATGCTGTAGATTATATGAAAAGTGGTGTTTCAGTAGCATCTGTTTTAGCTTTAAAAACAGATAATGGTGTATATGAACATACCAAATATATTTGTGATCGTTTACTAGGAGCTGAATTAATTTCTGTATCAACTATTGATATAAACGGACAACAATTTATTAAGTCTTTAATTAGAAATGCAGATAACACAGTAGAATTTGTACTAAGTCTTTCGGCAAAAGTAGTAAATAGTGATACTAATTTTGAAATTGAAAGTCATTGGAACTTAGATAAATACGAAAGTAATGTTGCTTTTTATAACTTCCAAATATGGTCTAATTCATTAGATGATTTATATACTTTAGGTGAAGAAATTATTAGTTTGTTAAATGTAGAAAAACCGATATCAACTTATAAATTATCAACACCTCCAACAGTATTTGTTAGAAAAGGAAAGTATAAAAATGGTTCTTTAGATATACAGGTTGTAAATACAAATAAAACAGATGATGTTAATTTTGATGCTGGTTTTAGAGTTACTGAAACAGCTGTTCTTAATAACAGTACTACAACATTAGCTCTTAATAAAGAATATATAACAAATTTAAATGTGCCAACAGGTAATTTATTTGATATTGGTTTTAGAATTGGAGATGGAGTAGCCACACCAGATGATTTATTTATGTCTGATGGACCTTGGGGGATTGATGATTCCCAAACAAATACTAACGTAGTTAATTATAATGTATCTGCTAATAAAAATTCATTTGAAGAAGCTGACTTCCCTATAGAAAGAAATGTAGATTTAGAAGTAACTACAGATTCTTATGCGGCTATCCATAGAGCATTAACTCCACGTTTTATGCCTGTAGATTTATCAGACTATAATAGTTTTAATTTAAAAGCAAAGGGAACAGGAAAGATAGAGGTTACATTAATTAAAAAAAGTATTTCTTTATGGGATAATCAATTTAAGTCAACCATAAATTTAACTGATAATCTTTTAGATCATAAAATATCTTTTACTGATTTTAAATCTAAAAACGGAAATAGTTTAGTATTAGACGATGTTACTACAATCGTATTTACAGTAGTAGCTGAAGATGGAAATATGACAACTAAAAAACTAAGTTTACAAGATATTAGATTTTCTCTTGAAAATGAAGTTCCGGATACTGGTATTACTGTCGAAGGAGATAATTTAAAAGCTGTACCAAATCCGATGGATACACAAGCTGATATACATTTTAATACTAATCAAATAGAAACTGTAAAATTAGTTCTTTATACAAGGTTAGGTAGAAAAGTAAAAGAGCTTGAATATAAAACAGTATTAGGTAATAATAAAATAGTACTAAAAAAAGAACATTTAAGTCCTGGTTTATATTTATGTAAAATCATAGGTGCACAAAGAGACTATAAAGCTATAAAGCTAATAGTTAATTAA
- a CDS encoding LytR/AlgR family response regulator transcription factor, translating into MNYIIVDDETTARVIVKSLCKQVGSLNILGEFSNAMQAIKFLNSNEVDLIFLDLHMPDFDGLDFIKTLKNAPKIILTTSDPNFAIEAFEYSFIVDYLLKPIELNRFKKAILKAQNYQLKNESVTTSNKVELESDYSNDFYINIDRRLIKIDLPSIYLVEAKGDYINIKTEDKNYVVHSTLKKIEEKLPESLFLKVHRSYIINLKKIIDIEDNSVLIKRDVIPVSRSKRPELMKRLNLL; encoded by the coding sequence ATGAATTATATAATTGTTGATGACGAAACCACTGCAAGAGTTATTGTTAAATCTCTTTGTAAGCAAGTAGGGTCTTTAAATATATTGGGTGAATTTTCAAATGCAATGCAAGCAATAAAATTCTTAAACTCAAATGAAGTTGATCTTATTTTTTTAGACCTTCATATGCCTGATTTTGATGGGTTAGATTTTATAAAAACACTTAAAAATGCTCCAAAAATAATTTTAACAACTTCAGATCCTAATTTTGCAATTGAAGCTTTTGAATACAGTTTTATTGTTGATTATTTATTAAAACCAATTGAATTAAATCGATTTAAAAAAGCAATACTTAAAGCTCAAAATTATCAATTAAAAAATGAATCAGTAACTACCTCAAATAAAGTAGAGCTAGAGTCAGATTATAGTAATGATTTTTACATTAATATTGATAGACGCCTTATAAAAATAGATTTGCCAAGTATTTATTTAGTTGAAGCAAAAGGAGACTATATTAATATAAAAACAGAAGATAAAAATTATGTAGTTCATTCTACTTTAAAAAAAATAGAAGAAAAATTACCAGAATCATTATTTCTTAAAGTACACCGTTCATATATTATTAATCTTAAAAAAATTATCGATATTGAAGATAATAGTGTGTTAATAAAAAGAGATGTAATTCCTGTTAGTAGGTCTAAACGACCAGAGTTAATGAAGCGATTAAATTTATTATAA
- a CDS encoding sensor histidine kinase, with amino-acid sequence MNSLLKRQIRKYLPENLQTNKELESFLDAIDRSYTTADNQFLMLQRATMISSEELFDASEKLKEETNSQRNVIDKLKGVINTLKFYDLEQGSSIENSDSLKLVDFIDNQTKEIIKINQQKDFLLKSLEQQNQELNNYTHMISHDLKTPLQSVEALSVWLSDDYGDVLGVEGKERIELIRDNIQKIDTLVRAIHKYATIEKIEKKQCNLDIDNLLKTVFSELDFSENININIPEKLPIIKGDKNLLEQLFLNLIENAVKFNNKEDKKIEIGFSEQDSFWQFYVKDNGNGIEEKYFDKIFIAFLKLENDYKSAGIGLAIVKKIIQVYNGKIWIVSQLNMGSTFYFTIKK; translated from the coding sequence ATGAATTCACTTTTAAAAAGACAAATTAGAAAATATTTACCTGAAAATTTACAAACTAATAAAGAATTAGAATCTTTTTTAGATGCAATTGATAGGTCGTATACCACGGCAGATAATCAATTTTTAATGTTACAACGAGCTACAATGATTAGCTCTGAAGAGCTTTTTGATGCTAGTGAAAAGTTAAAAGAAGAAACAAATTCTCAAAGAAATGTTATTGATAAACTTAAAGGAGTTATTAATACACTTAAATTTTATGATTTAGAACAAGGTAGTTCTATTGAAAATTCAGATTCGTTAAAATTAGTTGATTTCATCGATAATCAAACTAAAGAGATTATAAAAATAAATCAACAAAAAGATTTTTTATTAAAAAGTTTAGAGCAACAAAATCAAGAGTTAAATAATTATACTCATATGATTTCTCATGATTTAAAAACACCTTTACAAAGTGTAGAAGCTTTGTCTGTTTGGCTTTCAGATGATTATGGTGATGTTTTAGGGGTTGAAGGAAAAGAAAGAATTGAATTGATAAGAGATAATATTCAAAAAATTGATACTTTAGTTAGAGCAATTCATAAGTATGCTACTATTGAAAAAATAGAAAAAAAACAATGTAACTTAGATATTGATAATTTACTTAAAACAGTTTTTAGTGAACTTGATTTTTCTGAAAACATCAATATTAATATACCAGAAAAACTCCCAATTATAAAGGGAGATAAAAATTTATTAGAACAATTATTTTTAAATTTGATAGAAAATGCTGTTAAATTTAATAATAAAGAAGATAAGAAAATAGAAATAGGTTTTTCTGAACAAGATAGTTTTTGGCAGTTTTATGTAAAAGATAACGGAAACGGAATAGAAGAAAAATACTTTGATAAAATTTTTATTGCTTTTTTAAAATTAGAAAATGATTATAAATCGGCTGGTATAGGTTTAGCTATTGTTAAAAAAATTATACAAGTCTATAATGGAAAAATATGGATAGTATCTCAATTAAATATGGGGTCTACTTTTTACTTTACAATTAAAAAATAA
- a CDS encoding FIST signal transduction protein translates to MKTVQLQKNIDTNWQYLGDKLALKKPLVLVFGNRLLLEDKDIYNEIRDIFKDGHIIFGSTSGDITSKTVDDQSVTVTAIEFERSNYVIKTTNVFNSETEIDSFKIGEKLINQFTKEGLKYLFILSEGSFINGSQLTKGMNTATQDNLLITGALCGDAARFEKTIASYNENPKSGEIIAVGLYGESLEVSSAIKGGWTPFGPERIVTKSKGNILYELDKKPALDLYKKYLGDKSKELPAAALLYPLKVKSTNDKQSIVRTILNINESDNSMILAGDILENSKVQLMMTNVDNIVNAAELAAINASESRKNKPELAILVSCIGRKLVLDQRVEEELEEVVATIGNKVTVCGLYSYGEIAPFNGENDCQLHNQTMTITLISE, encoded by the coding sequence ATGAAAACAGTTCAATTACAAAAAAATATAGATACAAATTGGCAGTATTTAGGTGATAAATTAGCTTTAAAAAAGCCGTTAGTATTGGTATTTGGTAACAGGTTATTATTAGAAGATAAAGATATTTATAATGAAATAAGAGATATATTTAAAGATGGACATATTATTTTTGGTTCAACATCCGGAGATATTACTTCTAAAACAGTAGATGATCAAAGTGTTACAGTTACTGCAATTGAATTTGAAAGAAGTAATTATGTAATTAAAACTACAAATGTTTTTAATTCAGAAACTGAAATAGATAGTTTTAAAATAGGTGAAAAATTAATAAATCAATTTACTAAAGAAGGTTTAAAATATCTTTTTATACTTTCCGAAGGGAGTTTTATAAATGGAAGTCAGTTAACAAAAGGTATGAATACTGCTACACAGGATAATTTATTAATTACTGGCGCTTTGTGTGGTGATGCAGCAAGATTTGAAAAAACAATAGCATCTTATAATGAAAATCCTAAGTCAGGAGAAATTATTGCAGTCGGTTTGTATGGTGAGTCTTTAGAAGTTTCTTCTGCTATTAAAGGTGGGTGGACACCTTTTGGCCCTGAAAGAATTGTAACAAAATCAAAAGGAAATATTTTATATGAGTTAGATAAAAAACCAGCATTAGATTTATACAAAAAATATTTAGGTGATAAATCAAAAGAATTACCAGCTGCAGCTTTATTATATCCACTAAAAGTGAAGTCTACAAATGATAAACAATCTATTGTTAGAACCATTTTAAATATTAATGAATCTGATAATTCAATGATTTTAGCTGGTGATATTTTAGAAAACTCTAAAGTACAGTTAATGATGACCAATGTAGATAATATTGTTAACGCAGCTGAATTAGCTGCTATAAACGCTAGTGAGTCAAGAAAAAACAAACCAGAATTGGCAATTTTAGTTAGTTGTATTGGACGTAAATTAGTTTTAGATCAAAGAGTAGAAGAGGAGCTAGAGGAAGTTGTAGCAACTATTGGAAATAAAGTTACCGTTTGTGGATTGTATTCTTATGGTGAAATAGCGCCATTTAATGGAGAAAATGATTGTCAATTACACAACCAAACGATGACAATAACGCTAATAAGCGAATAA